Proteins from a genomic interval of Rubinisphaera italica:
- a CDS encoding UvrD-helicase domain-containing protein, with amino-acid sequence MPYTTQQAAAIETRNVSIALAAGAGCGKTFVLTQRYVAELLRNPSTEMLDRLMAITFTDRAAREMRDRIRARILEELQQCDETDVPAWQEILRDLESARIQTIHAFCTSTLRRYSTELGIDPEFSVLDAPTASSLLAETVETQLEKFLRERNPDASNLVLRFGLEGTLRILQSLIEQRFQLREALAVANDAEELAEVWQRYHQSEFLPCKMQELAESRELNELYSLLLTEEPTAPKMQERRAILLEHMGTLRRTQSLNAQDLQELRGASMIQGSTKKHWSSEEVYESAKEGLKRFRDLLDKILPLLTLDVEPIVLSAELGMQALRLTSCVVTAYQQSKLEQSALDFDDLLLTMRDLIQDNESVRKSLQNSTHFLLLDEFQDTDPVQTEIVRAICGEQLTSGGLFLVGDVKQSIYRFRRADPAVFRALRGEIPVQGQMSLTKNFRSQQGVLDFVNYLFEPAMPDEYDALSAFDETTYPPKEKIEFLWADDPEREIKNVKEKRELEAEWIAARIQQLLDDPTPRIREKDADGEIRLRPMRPGDVTILFRAFSNLSVYEDALRRLGIEYYVVGGRAFFAQQEIFDLVNLCRFLDDISDEVALVGILRSPMFSWTDETLFHFAHGSVGLWNRLQDHSLSDWVESDQKSCVDRARSILQELISLKNRIGIGPLLRHAVSATAYDAALMTEFLPERKVANLHKLLKMADQFDQIGLLGLSEFSDRLLESITEEAKEEMAATHAETGNVVRLMTVHQSKGLEFPVVFVADVNRQRSSGSSSAVLHTRLGPLLSLPLIKGEKPENPAMMMYRDSERIEDEAEAIRLFYVATTRAADYLVLSAYWHPDESITGPWMSLLSERFDLSTGLPKLDPISGQMQQPGIELNRIPQIHIVHDKPKRTQEKSQPRKLKLSDWSQKLSTAEPIAPPAIALPLPISKGIQDRYSVSEIEAVDAMLRQSHVHKSSFTTSNDKDRLNLRDSELLGHLLHAALENVKFDQTESAEKLIDTAAEQFAETFPESIRKTAIERMSFTLKADFIQELRSARKLYREAEFLIKWTLHESSQVTSISGTIDCLLQDEAGLWHIIDYKTGAVPAKQEDVLEKFGIQMTLYALAIKSMTGQLPSSIRILQLADTIRTFAIDLNQEIVSQFRNRVDQAILERRDH; translated from the coding sequence ATGCCTTATACAACTCAGCAGGCAGCGGCGATTGAAACTCGCAATGTCTCGATTGCACTGGCTGCAGGGGCCGGTTGCGGAAAAACGTTCGTGCTGACTCAGCGTTATGTGGCGGAATTGCTGCGGAATCCCTCCACGGAAATGCTCGATCGGCTGATGGCGATTACCTTTACCGATCGAGCCGCACGGGAAATGCGCGATCGTATCCGGGCTCGCATCCTCGAAGAGCTTCAGCAATGCGACGAGACAGACGTGCCCGCCTGGCAGGAAATTCTGCGTGATCTCGAATCGGCTCGTATCCAAACAATTCATGCATTCTGTACATCGACACTCCGCAGATATTCGACAGAATTGGGGATCGATCCCGAGTTCAGTGTGCTGGATGCTCCAACGGCTTCGAGTCTGCTAGCAGAAACTGTCGAAACTCAACTGGAAAAGTTTTTACGAGAGCGTAACCCCGACGCCTCCAATCTGGTGCTCCGTTTTGGTCTCGAAGGAACGCTTAGAATATTGCAATCACTTATCGAACAACGTTTTCAACTTCGAGAAGCGCTTGCCGTCGCAAATGATGCAGAAGAGTTGGCAGAAGTCTGGCAGAGATATCATCAGTCGGAATTCCTGCCCTGCAAAATGCAGGAACTGGCGGAGTCTCGGGAACTCAATGAGTTATATTCGTTGCTGCTTACTGAAGAGCCGACTGCTCCCAAGATGCAGGAACGACGGGCCATTTTGCTCGAGCATATGGGGACTTTGCGACGTACTCAATCTCTCAACGCTCAGGACCTGCAGGAACTTCGCGGTGCTTCGATGATTCAGGGATCAACGAAAAAGCACTGGAGTAGTGAAGAGGTTTATGAATCTGCCAAAGAGGGATTAAAGCGGTTTCGTGATCTGCTTGATAAAATCCTTCCTCTGCTGACTTTAGATGTCGAACCGATTGTGTTGTCTGCCGAACTTGGGATGCAGGCACTGCGGTTGACTTCATGTGTCGTTACGGCTTATCAACAGAGTAAACTGGAGCAATCCGCCCTCGATTTTGATGATTTGCTGCTCACGATGCGAGATTTGATTCAGGACAATGAATCGGTTCGTAAAAGTCTGCAAAACAGTACTCATTTTCTTCTCCTCGATGAATTTCAAGATACCGATCCCGTCCAGACGGAAATTGTTCGAGCGATCTGTGGAGAACAGTTGACGAGTGGTGGCTTGTTTCTTGTCGGAGACGTTAAACAATCGATTTACCGTTTTCGTCGTGCCGACCCTGCAGTGTTTCGCGCACTGCGAGGGGAAATTCCGGTCCAGGGACAGATGTCGTTAACGAAAAACTTCCGCAGTCAGCAGGGAGTACTCGACTTTGTCAATTATCTGTTCGAGCCAGCAATGCCGGACGAATACGATGCATTGTCCGCTTTTGACGAAACGACTTATCCACCCAAAGAGAAAATCGAATTTCTCTGGGCTGATGACCCAGAGCGAGAGATCAAAAACGTTAAAGAAAAACGGGAACTGGAAGCCGAATGGATCGCTGCCAGAATTCAGCAACTCCTGGACGATCCGACACCGCGTATTCGTGAGAAGGATGCAGATGGAGAAATCCGTTTACGGCCGATGCGACCGGGCGATGTGACAATTCTCTTTCGAGCATTCAGTAATTTGAGTGTCTACGAGGATGCCTTGAGGCGATTGGGGATTGAATATTACGTGGTAGGAGGTCGAGCCTTTTTTGCCCAGCAGGAAATATTTGATCTTGTTAACCTCTGCCGTTTCCTAGATGACATCTCTGACGAAGTCGCTTTAGTGGGCATCCTTCGCTCTCCGATGTTTAGCTGGACGGATGAAACACTCTTTCATTTTGCTCATGGTTCTGTGGGATTATGGAATCGTCTTCAGGATCATTCATTGTCCGATTGGGTAGAGTCTGATCAGAAAAGCTGCGTTGATCGGGCACGCTCAATACTGCAGGAATTGATCTCGCTGAAAAATCGAATTGGTATCGGTCCACTGCTGCGACATGCGGTCTCAGCCACAGCGTACGATGCCGCTTTGATGACGGAGTTTCTTCCTGAGCGAAAAGTGGCCAACTTGCATAAGCTGCTTAAAATGGCTGATCAGTTTGATCAGATCGGCTTGCTGGGGTTGTCGGAATTTAGTGACCGATTGCTCGAATCGATTACCGAAGAAGCGAAAGAAGAGATGGCGGCGACTCATGCTGAAACCGGGAATGTTGTCCGACTGATGACAGTCCATCAATCCAAAGGACTGGAGTTCCCGGTTGTTTTCGTTGCTGATGTGAACCGGCAACGCAGTAGTGGGAGTAGTTCAGCAGTATTGCATACCCGCTTGGGGCCATTGCTCTCCTTACCACTCATTAAGGGGGAAAAGCCGGAGAATCCTGCGATGATGATGTATCGGGATTCCGAACGCATTGAAGATGAAGCCGAGGCGATCCGACTATTCTATGTGGCGACCACCCGAGCCGCCGACTATCTTGTACTCTCGGCTTACTGGCACCCCGACGAAAGTATCACTGGTCCGTGGATGTCTCTGCTCAGTGAACGATTTGATCTCTCGACCGGGTTGCCAAAACTGGATCCCATTTCCGGACAAATGCAGCAACCCGGCATCGAATTGAATCGAATACCGCAGATTCATATCGTCCATGATAAGCCCAAAAGAACACAGGAAAAATCGCAACCGCGCAAACTTAAACTTTCCGACTGGTCACAAAAACTCTCCACCGCAGAACCGATTGCTCCACCAGCTATTGCTTTACCACTTCCGATTTCTAAGGGAATACAAGATCGGTATTCGGTTTCAGAAATTGAAGCGGTGGATGCGATGTTACGTCAGTCGCATGTTCATAAAAGTAGTTTTACAACGTCGAACGATAAAGACCGCTTGAATTTGCGTGACTCAGAACTGCTGGGACATTTGCTGCATGCAGCATTGGAAAATGTGAAATTCGATCAGACGGAATCGGCTGAGAAATTAATCGATACCGCGGCAGAACAATTCGCTGAGACTTTCCCTGAGTCGATTCGAAAAACAGCCATTGAGCGTATGAGTTTCACACTCAAGGCTGATTTTATTCAAGAGCTTCGATCTGCCAGAAAACTCTATCGAGAAGCCGAATTTCTGATCAAATGGACTTTGCATGAGAGTTCACAAGTGACATCGATTTCGGGCACGATTGATTGTCTTCTTCAAGATGAAGCAGGCTTGTGGCATATTATTGACTACAAAACGGGAGCAGTGCCTGCGAAGCAAGAGGACGTCCTCGAAAAATTTGGAATTCAAATGACGCTTTATGCACTGGCGATAAAATCGATGACTGGCCAACTCCCTTCATCCATTCGTATCCTGCAACTGGCGGACACCATTCGTACATTCGCGATCGATTTGAATCAAGAGATCGTTTCTCAGTTCCGAAATCGCGTCGACCAGGCGATTTTAGAGCGGAGAGATCATTAA
- a CDS encoding class I SAM-dependent methyltransferase — MQTDYSTSQETIKLWQQLKQTPVLLADIDSASGSALQRQQKLREIYPAELVRLGLDLHDLRLRAGDKFSQADRMWFTRQSLEQTSSESLAEYKARRFQTKLDSIETIEDLCTGVGADAIALSKVAPVITYELDLIVLQLAQWNAEVYERESQITFQQKDVNELDVRGRVIHIDPDQRDAQGKRHRRLESIQPPLEVLQRMSQECYAGAIKLSPASNFGGKFPDCETELISWQGECKQAVIWCGELAEPGLWRATVLPAGESLVGDPLEAFPEFSEVSNFVYDPDPAVVRAGMINQLSEQLGVARLDDAEEYLTSVERIDSPFLSGFQVIETLTRNETQLRKYLRKLDVGEVEIKCRHLRIDIEKVRKSLPLSGTKAITLIFARVGGKSKVIVCSRLTS, encoded by the coding sequence ATGCAGACCGATTACAGCACGTCGCAGGAAACCATAAAACTGTGGCAACAATTGAAACAGACTCCGGTTTTGCTGGCCGATATCGATTCAGCCAGCGGAAGTGCGTTGCAGCGTCAACAGAAGTTGAGAGAGATCTATCCTGCGGAGTTAGTACGACTGGGGCTCGACTTACATGATTTGCGTCTGAGAGCAGGCGATAAGTTTTCACAAGCAGATCGAATGTGGTTCACGAGACAGTCACTCGAACAGACATCAAGTGAATCGCTGGCGGAATATAAGGCCAGGCGATTTCAGACCAAACTTGATAGTATCGAGACTATTGAAGATTTATGTACGGGAGTCGGAGCCGACGCGATTGCGCTTTCTAAAGTCGCACCGGTTATCACTTATGAACTCGATCTGATCGTGTTGCAACTGGCTCAATGGAATGCTGAAGTGTATGAACGAGAATCACAAATCACATTTCAGCAGAAGGATGTCAATGAACTGGATGTCCGTGGGAGAGTGATCCATATTGACCCCGATCAGCGGGATGCTCAGGGCAAGCGGCATCGACGTCTGGAAAGTATCCAGCCGCCTCTGGAAGTTTTGCAGCGAATGTCGCAAGAGTGTTATGCAGGGGCCATCAAACTCAGCCCGGCCAGTAATTTCGGAGGAAAATTTCCTGACTGCGAAACCGAATTAATCAGCTGGCAGGGAGAATGTAAGCAGGCCGTCATCTGGTGTGGAGAACTGGCGGAACCAGGGCTCTGGCGGGCAACGGTTTTGCCCGCTGGAGAAAGTCTCGTAGGCGATCCTTTGGAGGCTTTCCCTGAATTTTCGGAAGTCAGCAATTTTGTTTACGATCCCGATCCTGCCGTCGTTCGAGCAGGAATGATCAATCAGCTTTCCGAACAACTCGGAGTCGCTCGTCTGGATGATGCCGAGGAATATCTGACATCTGTAGAACGAATCGATTCGCCATTTCTCTCAGGCTTTCAAGTCATTGAAACTCTGACTCGCAACGAAACACAGCTACGAAAGTATCTTCGCAAGCTGGATGTGGGCGAAGTCGAAATCAAATGTCGCCACTTGCGGATTGATATTGAAAAAGTGAGAAAATCACTTCCTCTGAGCGGGACTAAAGCCATCACATTAATTTTTGCACGAGTCGGTGGAAAGTCGAAAGTGATTGTTTGCTCACGACTGACGAGCTAA